Proteins encoded in a region of the Azospirillum sp. TSH58 genome:
- a CDS encoding 3-oxoacyl-ACP synthase III family protein, whose amino-acid sequence MKAIIEGVRIAGFRAAVPPHRHSFLEDHSLFTAEEAEKLFATTGVYERRIAPPHICASDMCVAAAEGLLAQLGWDPASVDVLVFVSQDPDYNVPATSCVMQKRLGLSTGAACFDVNLGCSGFVYGLWMAGRLLGGSTGRRAIVLCGDTSSRHLVPGDRSTLPLFGDAGGAVALEVSQGAAPIHVVVGTDGGGAKNIWVKAGGRRNSLVPGREPWPAEKQERMFTDSRLSLNGAEVFAFTLRAVPPLVREALEFAGVGVEDIDLCVMHQANAFMLEHLRKKTKFPPEKFLVDMHDFGNTSSASIPLAVSHRLGEALSTGTRKMLLAGFGVGWSWGAVVADVGPIPAPEVQEIPDDFPLLTP is encoded by the coding sequence GTGAAGGCCATCATCGAGGGCGTGCGCATCGCGGGATTCCGGGCCGCCGTGCCGCCGCACCGCCATTCCTTCCTGGAGGACCATTCCCTCTTCACGGCGGAGGAGGCGGAGAAGCTGTTCGCCACCACCGGCGTGTACGAGCGGCGCATCGCCCCGCCGCACATCTGCGCGTCGGACATGTGCGTCGCGGCGGCGGAAGGGCTGCTCGCCCAGCTCGGCTGGGACCCGGCCAGCGTCGACGTTCTGGTCTTCGTGTCGCAGGACCCGGACTACAACGTCCCGGCGACCTCCTGCGTCATGCAGAAGCGGCTGGGGCTGTCGACCGGTGCGGCCTGCTTCGACGTCAATCTGGGCTGTTCCGGCTTCGTCTACGGCCTGTGGATGGCCGGGCGGCTGCTCGGCGGATCGACGGGCCGGCGGGCGATCGTCCTGTGCGGCGACACCAGCTCGCGCCACCTCGTGCCGGGCGACCGCTCCACCCTGCCGCTGTTCGGCGACGCCGGCGGGGCCGTGGCGCTGGAGGTCAGCCAGGGGGCCGCGCCGATCCACGTCGTCGTCGGCACCGACGGCGGCGGAGCGAAGAACATCTGGGTCAAGGCCGGCGGGCGCCGCAACTCGCTGGTGCCCGGCCGCGAGCCCTGGCCGGCGGAGAAGCAGGAGCGGATGTTCACCGACTCGCGCCTGTCGCTGAACGGGGCCGAGGTCTTCGCCTTCACGCTGCGCGCCGTGCCGCCGCTGGTCCGCGAGGCGCTGGAGTTCGCCGGCGTGGGGGTGGAGGACATCGACCTCTGCGTGATGCATCAGGCCAACGCCTTCATGCTGGAGCATCTGCGCAAGAAGACCAAGTTCCCGCCGGAAAAATTCCTCGTGGACATGCACGACTTCGGCAACACCAGCTCCGCCTCCATCCCGCTGGCGGTCAGCCACCGGCTGGGCGAGGCGCTGTCCACCGGCACGCGCAAGATGCTTCTGGCCGGCTTCGGCGTCGGCTGGTCCTGGGGCGCCGTGGTCGCCGACGTCGGGCCGATCCCCGCACCGGAAGTGCAGGAGATTCCCGACGACTTCCCCCTGCTGACCCCCTGA
- a CDS encoding aromatic ring-hydroxylating dioxygenase subunit alpha, giving the protein MDDRGQQSRLSFPPDMVIPPQRYSGEANHAEEAARVFRRCWMFVGFTDDLRNDNDFITADIAGTSVLVQNFDGELRAYHNVCTHRYSLIHLRPCGNGKPVCPYHGWVFNRDGVPVGIPGNREHFGLDDAAKKRLALPRFEVAVRGRFVFVRLEPAGPGLDEQLGAYGAVLDHLSELFTDRIDEGVLPWNANWKAALESALEVYHVDATHPETFKGYVKKVWICSYEGEHSRGVSQLSDGSARWWDGVSQKMGLPRSDRLESYDHYLIFPNLAIGVSHGALMSVQTYDPVGPDRCDLHYRLFLGETSKPQTKGGAARKAVEANVAGFNRTILGEDQRVAEAAHKGLKQVQAPAVLGSCEERIAAFHRAWLARMAVE; this is encoded by the coding sequence ATGGATGACCGGGGTCAGCAAAGCCGGCTTTCGTTCCCGCCCGACATGGTGATCCCGCCCCAGCGTTACTCCGGCGAGGCCAATCACGCCGAAGAGGCGGCGCGAGTCTTCCGCCGTTGCTGGATGTTCGTTGGATTTACGGACGACCTGCGCAACGACAACGACTTCATCACCGCGGACATCGCCGGCACCTCGGTTCTGGTCCAGAACTTCGACGGCGAGCTGCGAGCCTATCACAACGTCTGCACGCACCGCTATTCGCTGATCCATCTGCGGCCCTGCGGCAACGGCAAGCCGGTCTGCCCCTATCACGGCTGGGTCTTCAACCGCGACGGCGTCCCGGTCGGCATCCCCGGCAACCGCGAGCATTTTGGGCTGGACGACGCGGCGAAGAAGCGCCTCGCCCTGCCACGGTTCGAGGTGGCGGTGCGGGGCCGCTTCGTCTTCGTCCGGCTGGAGCCGGCCGGGCCGGGATTGGACGAGCAGCTGGGCGCCTATGGCGCCGTCCTCGACCATCTGTCGGAGCTGTTCACCGACCGCATCGACGAGGGCGTTCTGCCCTGGAACGCCAACTGGAAGGCGGCGCTGGAAAGCGCCCTGGAAGTCTACCACGTCGACGCCACCCACCCGGAAACCTTCAAGGGCTACGTGAAGAAGGTGTGGATCTGCTCCTACGAGGGCGAGCATTCGCGGGGCGTCAGCCAGCTGTCCGACGGCTCGGCGCGCTGGTGGGACGGGGTGAGCCAGAAGATGGGGCTGCCGCGCAGCGACCGGCTGGAAAGCTACGACCACTATCTGATCTTCCCCAACCTCGCCATCGGCGTCTCCCACGGTGCGCTGATGAGCGTCCAGACTTACGATCCTGTTGGGCCGGACCGCTGCGATCTGCATTATCGCCTGTTCCTGGGTGAGACCTCCAAGCCGCAGACCAAGGGGGGGGCCGCGCGCAAGGCGGTGGAGGCCAACGTCGCCGGCTTCAACCGCACCATCCTGGGCGAGGACCAGCGCGTGGCCGAAGCCGCCCACAAGGGGCTGAAGCAGGTCCAGGCCCCGGCCGTCCTCGGCTCCTGCGAGGAGCGCATCGCCGCCTTCCACCGGGCGTGGCTCGCCCGCATGGCGGTCGAATGA
- a CDS encoding SDR family NAD(P)-dependent oxidoreductase, whose translation MNPLVDLTGRHVLVTGASAGIGRATALLAARLGARVTLNGRDAGRLTETLALLPGEGHRTAAFDLSDSDAIPGWIKAQAEAGGPIAGLAHCAGVQVGKPVRGVDQAFFDTILHANLLSALALARGLRQKGCHAEPAALVLVSSVAAEIGQPGNVVYSAAKGGLVSATRGLAMEFLRDGIRVNCVAPAMVETEMMERFRRTTTAEQFEAIRAAHPMGFGKPEDVASAIAFLLSPASGWINGVMLPVDGGYLAT comes from the coding sequence ATGAACCCGCTTGTCGATCTCACAGGACGGCATGTCCTTGTCACCGGCGCGTCCGCCGGGATCGGACGGGCGACGGCGCTGCTCGCCGCGAGGCTCGGCGCACGGGTCACCCTCAACGGACGCGACGCCGGGCGACTGACCGAAACGCTGGCGCTTCTGCCGGGCGAGGGACACCGGACGGCGGCCTTCGACCTTTCGGACAGCGACGCCATCCCCGGCTGGATCAAAGCGCAGGCGGAAGCCGGCGGTCCCATCGCCGGGCTGGCCCATTGCGCCGGTGTGCAGGTCGGCAAGCCGGTGCGCGGCGTCGATCAGGCCTTCTTCGATACGATCCTGCACGCCAATCTGCTGAGTGCGCTGGCGCTGGCCCGCGGCCTGCGGCAGAAGGGCTGCCACGCCGAGCCGGCGGCTCTGGTGCTGGTGTCCTCCGTCGCGGCGGAGATCGGGCAGCCGGGCAACGTGGTCTATTCGGCGGCCAAGGGCGGGCTGGTCTCGGCCACCCGCGGGCTGGCCATGGAGTTCCTGCGCGACGGCATCCGCGTCAACTGCGTCGCCCCGGCGATGGTCGAGACGGAGATGATGGAGCGCTTCCGCCGCACCACCACGGCGGAGCAGTTCGAGGCGATCCGCGCCGCCCATCCCATGGGCTTCGGCAAGCCGGAGGACGTGGCCTCGGCCATCGCCTTCCTGCTGTCGCCGGCCAGCGGCTGGATCAACGGGGTGATGCTGCCGGTTGACGGTGGCTATCTGGCGACATGA
- a CDS encoding GNAT family N-acetyltransferase, whose translation MFRFRRPTADDAEMLLRWRTEPSITRFMFTDLEKPDVERQRAWLAAMDARADFRHFIIEHEGRPVGYLSYYDIDRVHLRCSSGSYIVEEKDRRRLAGFLHCFIMDYCFYGLGMNKLFNYFMEGNDTVIRIQRVVKAREVGVLRQHVQKYGRFHDVHVFETLRSDWEGHPHIFSRETTLAAFAE comes from the coding sequence ATGTTCCGCTTCCGCCGACCGACGGCCGACGATGCCGAGATGCTGCTGCGCTGGCGAACCGAGCCGTCGATCACCCGCTTCATGTTCACCGATCTGGAGAAGCCGGACGTCGAGCGGCAGCGCGCGTGGCTGGCCGCGATGGACGCCCGCGCTGACTTCCGCCATTTCATCATCGAGCATGAGGGCCGCCCGGTCGGCTATCTTTCCTACTATGACATCGACCGGGTGCATCTGCGCTGCTCCTCCGGCTCGTACATCGTGGAGGAGAAGGACCGGCGGCGGCTCGCCGGCTTCCTGCACTGCTTCATCATGGACTATTGTTTCTACGGATTGGGGATGAACAAGCTCTTCAATTATTTCATGGAGGGCAACGACACGGTCATCCGCATCCAAAGGGTTGTAAAGGCGCGCGAGGTTGGGGTTCTGCGTCAACATGTCCAGAAATATGGCCGTTTCCACGACGTCCATGTGTTCGAGACGCTGCGCAGCGATTGGGAGGGGCATCCCCATATCTTTTCGCGCGAAACCACGCTGGCGGCCTTCGCGGAATAG
- a CDS encoding sugar phosphate nucleotidyltransferase yields the protein MTDIDVTLLAGGLGSRMRGVSGDTPKVLAPIAGRAFLGHLLDHLAAYGARRVVLCLGHLADRVTAWLAQGDTNRSLDVVCQIEPSQMGSAAALAYIRKDLKAGTVLVMSGDTFLDADLRAFVASHRLSGAEASVLCVEVEDAARFGRVEVGPDSRVRQFLDKAPGRGVINAGVYLFSAAFLDRIAASGASSLTRDVLHKMPPGTLHGHIAKARFIDMGTPESLAVAASVIGGRET from the coding sequence TTGACGGACATCGACGTCACGCTGCTTGCCGGCGGTCTCGGCTCGCGCATGCGGGGCGTCTCGGGCGACACGCCCAAGGTGCTTGCGCCCATCGCGGGCCGTGCCTTTCTCGGACATTTGCTGGACCATCTGGCGGCCTACGGCGCGCGCCGGGTCGTGCTGTGCCTGGGCCATCTGGCCGACCGGGTGACGGCGTGGCTGGCCCAGGGCGATACCAACCGCTCGCTGGACGTCGTCTGCCAGATCGAGCCGAGCCAGATGGGCTCCGCCGCGGCGCTCGCCTACATCCGCAAGGACCTGAAGGCCGGCACCGTCCTGGTGATGAGCGGCGACACCTTCCTCGACGCCGACCTGCGCGCCTTCGTCGCCTCGCACCGCCTGTCGGGGGCCGAGGCGTCGGTGCTGTGCGTGGAGGTCGAGGACGCCGCCCGCTTCGGCCGGGTGGAGGTCGGGCCGGACAGCCGGGTCCGCCAGTTCCTCGACAAGGCGCCGGGGCGCGGGGTGATCAACGCCGGGGTCTATCTCTTCTCCGCGGCCTTCCTCGACCGCATCGCGGCCTCCGGGGCCAGTTCGCTGACCCGCGACGTTCTGCACAAGATGCCGCCGGGCACGCTGCACGGCCACATCGCCAAGGCCCGCTTCATCGACATGGGCACGCCGGAAAGTCTGGCGGTCGCCGCCAGCGTGATCGGCGGCCGCGAAACCTGA
- a CDS encoding tetratricopeptide repeat protein produces the protein MATLDEALAIALDLHTAGRTEEAETLYGRILDAVPDEPNALHLYGLLCAQGGRLEQASGLLEKAVALRPGLPEYRANLAMLHQARGNPAAAAEEYRAALHLCPDSAALAFPLAGAARQAGQGGLAVAAYRRTTLIQPDLAEPMVQAGILLRYEGRTGEAVSALRRAVRLRPDHGEAWHHLGVALQRVRDPEAAVALSHAAALLPEDATVRLNLGRAQYDAARWDAAAATLRRALSLDPANDGALEILAAARRKTGGEGEAVAALHRLLRLRPDAANGWHALSLAEPGSLGALHRALALRPDHTSALSGLANRLRDRREIAASLRLHDRAVRLQPSSAEARWNRSLARLLAGDLTGGWEDYEARWRVADFPTKPRGLPQPLWSGEDIAGRTILLHEEQGRGDAIQFVRYAPLVAARGARVLLEVGADLVPLFRGLPGVERVFGRGEPLPPFDWQCPLLSLPRAFGTRLETIPAAVPYLTADPARTAAWRERLAGDDLTVGLVWAGNPQFAGDRERSPGLAALAPLLAVPGCRVFGLQLGPGRDALSQRAMPPSFTDLAPEIRDFADTAAIMASLDLVVSSCTAPAHLAGALGVPLWVLLSHAPDWRWLLDRADSPWYPTARLFRQPRPGDWAAVADEVAAALAGRAARS, from the coding sequence ATGGCGACGCTGGACGAGGCGCTGGCCATCGCGCTCGACCTCCACACCGCCGGGCGGACGGAGGAGGCCGAGACCCTCTACGGGCGAATCCTCGACGCCGTTCCGGACGAGCCGAACGCCCTTCACCTCTACGGCCTTCTCTGCGCCCAGGGCGGGCGGCTGGAGCAGGCTTCCGGGCTGCTGGAAAAAGCGGTGGCGCTGCGCCCCGGCCTGCCCGAATACCGCGCCAACCTCGCGATGCTGCATCAGGCCCGCGGAAACCCCGCCGCGGCGGCCGAGGAATACCGGGCCGCTCTGCATCTTTGCCCCGATTCGGCGGCCCTCGCCTTCCCGCTGGCCGGAGCGGCGCGGCAGGCGGGGCAGGGCGGGCTCGCCGTGGCGGCCTACCGCCGCACGACCCTCATCCAGCCCGATCTTGCCGAGCCGATGGTCCAGGCCGGCATCCTGCTGCGCTACGAGGGGCGGACGGGCGAGGCGGTGTCCGCCCTGCGCCGCGCCGTCCGGCTGCGCCCCGACCATGGGGAGGCGTGGCACCATCTCGGCGTGGCGCTTCAACGCGTCCGGGACCCGGAGGCGGCGGTGGCGCTGTCGCACGCCGCGGCCCTGTTGCCGGAGGACGCCACGGTCCGGCTCAATCTCGGCCGCGCCCAGTATGACGCGGCGCGCTGGGACGCCGCCGCGGCGACCCTGCGCCGCGCGCTGTCGCTCGACCCGGCGAACGACGGGGCGCTGGAGATTCTCGCCGCCGCCCGGCGCAAAACGGGTGGGGAGGGGGAGGCGGTGGCTGCGCTGCACCGTCTGTTGCGGCTGCGCCCGGACGCGGCGAACGGTTGGCACGCGCTGTCGCTTGCCGAACCCGGTTCCCTGGGGGCGCTCCACCGCGCGCTGGCCCTACGGCCGGATCACACCAGCGCGTTGAGCGGTCTGGCGAACCGGCTGCGCGACCGGCGGGAGATCGCCGCGTCCCTGCGTCTGCACGACCGGGCCGTCCGCCTTCAGCCGTCCAGCGCCGAGGCGCGCTGGAACCGTTCCTTGGCGCGGCTCCTCGCCGGCGACCTGACGGGCGGCTGGGAGGATTACGAGGCGCGCTGGCGCGTTGCCGATTTCCCGACCAAGCCGCGCGGGCTGCCGCAGCCCTTGTGGAGCGGTGAGGACATCGCCGGGCGGACCATTCTGCTGCACGAGGAGCAGGGCCGCGGCGACGCCATCCAGTTCGTCCGCTACGCTCCCTTGGTCGCCGCCCGCGGCGCCCGCGTGCTGCTGGAGGTCGGGGCCGATCTGGTGCCCCTGTTCCGCGGCCTGCCGGGGGTGGAGCGGGTGTTCGGGCGCGGCGAGCCCTTGCCCCCCTTCGACTGGCAATGCCCGCTGCTCAGCCTGCCGCGGGCCTTCGGCACCCGGCTGGAGACCATTCCCGCTGCCGTCCCCTACCTGACCGCCGACCCGGCGCGCACCGCGGCGTGGCGGGAGCGGCTGGCCGGCGACGACCTCACGGTCGGGCTGGTCTGGGCCGGCAACCCGCAGTTCGCCGGTGACCGGGAGCGGTCGCCGGGGCTGGCGGCGCTGGCCCCGCTGCTGGCGGTGCCGGGCTGCCGGGTCTTCGGGCTGCAACTCGGCCCCGGCCGTGACGCGTTGTCGCAGCGGGCGATGCCTCCGTCCTTCACCGATCTGGCGCCGGAGATCCGCGACTTCGCCGACACCGCGGCGATCATGGCGTCGCTGGATCTGGTGGTGTCCTCCTGCACGGCGCCCGCCCATCTCGCGGGGGCGCTGGGCGTTCCGCTGTGGGTGCTGCTGTCCCACGCGCCGGACTGGCGCTGGCTGCTCGACCGCGCCGACAGCCCCTGGTACCCGACCGCCCGCCTGTTCCGCCAGCCCCGCCCCGGCGATTGGGCCGCGGTGGCGGACGAGGTCGCGGCGGCTCTGGCCGGGCGCGCGGCGCGTTCTTGA
- a CDS encoding glycosyltransferase, translating to MSDIAGEQAAALKALLAERQFNADRLNALTAHCERMRRELDRDTRLSIAEALRRDPPTGETVLFHSVLFQLTGDLYHYERILHYLLLGGERVGPQLMHYTYWCMARQLFLAASAPEKLGAFGPCDLFRFYEELVWAVARRWGVVPPRHVPRDGPIRRVAVLTNQFTNDQHQPSRDCFDYASRLQDDFGLDVAIINCNTMPLRAESLFVPPMIAEMVADYEGVFALKMFDRQVKMASFTDRAFSKDKLSTIVGAIDGYDPDLLVTFGGANVVGDLFAVTDARPVVCLPTTSGMTISLAHLVLGYEEGNHTDAMPALYRGPFARRFRPFTLGFSPPPTAGVGGALDLGDAAFVFAVVGTRLDLEVTAEFLALADAILDRCPGAVIVFAGEVEQLPARLAARSNGARMRSLGHLKDIRAFYRRCHAYLNPSRQGGGGSAAYAIAEGLPVVTLAWGDVASVAGAGIPVPDAAAYVERAAALVADPALRERQAELSRVRFRTVGDRHRCTERLLAYGEEARDLVRAAAQKEDPPSASVAE from the coding sequence ATGTCCGACATCGCCGGGGAACAGGCCGCCGCGCTGAAGGCGCTGCTGGCCGAGCGCCAGTTCAACGCCGATCGACTGAACGCGCTGACGGCCCACTGCGAGCGGATGCGCCGCGAACTGGATCGGGATACCCGCCTGTCCATCGCCGAGGCGCTGCGCCGCGACCCGCCGACCGGGGAGACGGTGCTGTTCCACTCCGTCCTGTTCCAGCTGACCGGCGACCTCTACCACTACGAGCGGATTCTCCATTATCTGCTGCTGGGCGGGGAGCGGGTCGGGCCGCAGCTCATGCACTACACCTACTGGTGCATGGCGCGGCAGCTCTTCCTGGCCGCGTCGGCGCCGGAGAAGCTGGGCGCCTTCGGCCCCTGCGACCTGTTCCGCTTCTATGAGGAGCTGGTTTGGGCGGTGGCGCGGCGCTGGGGCGTCGTTCCGCCGCGCCATGTGCCGCGCGACGGGCCGATCCGCCGGGTGGCGGTCCTGACCAACCAGTTCACCAACGACCAGCACCAGCCCTCGCGCGACTGCTTCGACTACGCCAGCCGGCTCCAGGACGACTTCGGGCTCGACGTCGCCATCATCAACTGCAACACCATGCCGCTGCGGGCCGAGAGCCTGTTCGTTCCGCCGATGATCGCGGAAATGGTCGCCGACTATGAGGGCGTCTTCGCGCTGAAGATGTTCGACCGGCAGGTGAAGATGGCCTCCTTCACCGACCGCGCCTTCTCCAAGGACAAGCTGTCCACCATCGTCGGCGCCATCGACGGCTACGACCCCGACCTGCTGGTCACCTTCGGCGGGGCCAACGTGGTGGGCGACCTGTTCGCGGTGACCGACGCGCGTCCGGTGGTCTGCCTGCCCACAACCTCCGGCATGACCATTTCATTGGCCCATCTGGTGCTGGGCTACGAGGAGGGAAACCACACCGACGCCATGCCGGCGCTCTATCGCGGCCCCTTCGCGCGGCGCTTCCGGCCCTTCACGCTGGGCTTTTCGCCGCCCCCCACGGCGGGGGTCGGGGGCGCTCTCGACCTGGGCGACGCGGCCTTCGTCTTCGCGGTGGTCGGCACCCGCCTGGATCTGGAGGTGACCGCGGAATTCCTCGCGCTGGCCGATGCCATCCTCGACCGCTGCCCCGGTGCTGTGATCGTCTTCGCGGGGGAGGTCGAGCAATTGCCGGCCCGTCTGGCGGCGCGCAGCAACGGCGCGCGGATGCGCAGCCTGGGCCATCTCAAGGACATCCGCGCCTTCTACCGGCGCTGCCACGCCTACCTCAACCCGTCGCGCCAGGGCGGCGGCGGCAGCGCCGCCTACGCCATCGCCGAGGGGCTGCCGGTGGTCACGCTGGCCTGGGGCGACGTGGCGAGCGTGGCGGGGGCGGGAATCCCGGTGCCGGACGCCGCCGCCTATGTGGAGCGCGCCGCCGCCCTCGTCGCCGACCCCGCGCTGCGCGAGCGGCAGGCGGAGCTGTCGCGGGTCCGCTTCCGGACCGTCGGCGACCGCCACCGCTGCACCGAACGCCTGCTGGCCTATGGCGAGGAGGCGCGGGACCTTGTCCGGGCCGCCGCACAAAAGGAAGACCCGCCCTCCGCTTCCGTGGCAGAGTGA
- the pseI gene encoding pseudaminic acid synthase, producing the protein MPRDVVINGRPIGPGHPPYLIAEMSGNHKGDLNRALALVDAAKEAGADAVKLQTYTADTLTIDHDGPGFLLEGGLWQGRTLHDLYREAHTPWEWHGPLFERARAIGLTIFSSPFDDTAVDLLERLDAPAFKIASFELNDLPLIRRAARSGKPLILSTGLATLGEIADAVEAVGDAPLVLLHCVSGYPTPPEDCNLRTIPHLAQAFGVAAGLSDHTHGAAVPVAAAALGAVVIEKHFTLSRADGGVDSAFSLEPAEFKAMAESVRAAWAALGRVHYGGKPSEAGGRDYRRSLYVTADVAAGEALGAASVRSIRPGFGLEPKHLPAVIGRRAARALKRGEPLRWDMLAPEQQ; encoded by the coding sequence GTGCCGCGCGACGTCGTCATCAACGGGCGCCCCATCGGCCCCGGCCACCCGCCCTATCTGATCGCCGAGATGTCGGGCAACCACAAGGGCGACCTGAACCGGGCGCTGGCCCTGGTCGACGCCGCCAAGGAGGCCGGCGCCGACGCGGTGAAGCTGCAGACCTACACCGCCGACACGCTGACCATCGACCATGACGGGCCGGGCTTCCTGCTGGAGGGCGGGCTGTGGCAGGGCCGTACCCTGCACGACCTCTACCGCGAAGCGCATACCCCCTGGGAGTGGCACGGGCCGCTGTTCGAGCGCGCCCGCGCGATCGGCCTGACCATCTTCAGCTCCCCCTTCGACGACACGGCGGTCGATCTGCTGGAGCGGCTGGACGCCCCGGCCTTCAAGATCGCCTCCTTCGAGCTGAACGACCTGCCGCTGATCCGCCGCGCCGCCCGCTCGGGCAAGCCGCTGATCCTCTCCACCGGCCTCGCCACGCTGGGTGAGATCGCCGACGCGGTGGAGGCCGTCGGCGACGCGCCGCTCGTGCTGCTCCATTGTGTCAGCGGCTATCCGACGCCGCCCGAGGACTGCAACCTGCGCACCATCCCGCATCTGGCGCAGGCCTTCGGGGTCGCCGCCGGCCTGTCCGACCACACCCACGGGGCGGCGGTGCCGGTGGCCGCGGCGGCCCTGGGGGCGGTGGTGATCGAGAAGCATTTCACCCTGTCCCGCGCCGACGGCGGAGTGGACAGCGCCTTCTCGCTGGAGCCGGCGGAGTTCAAGGCGATGGCCGAGTCCGTCCGCGCCGCCTGGGCGGCTCTGGGCCGCGTCCATTACGGGGGGAAGCCGAGCGAGGCGGGCGGGCGCGACTACCGCCGCTCCCTCTACGTCACCGCGGACGTGGCGGCGGGCGAGGCGCTGGGCGCCGCCAGCGTCCGCTCCATCCGCCCCGGATTCGGCCTGGAGCCGAAGCATCTCCCCGCCGTGATCGGCCGCCGCGCCGCCCGCGCGCTGAAGCGCGGCGAGCCGCTGCGCTGGGACATGCTGGCCCCGGAGCAGCAATGA
- a CDS encoding cytidylyltransferase domain-containing protein, with amino-acid sequence MSAATDKPRVVCISQARMTSTRLPGKVLMDAAGQPLLAHHLGRLARCRTLDALVLATTVNDTDDPVADLAGSLGVPVFRGDEQDVLGRFAGAAAMAGADVVVRVTADCPLIDPALVDRVVTAFLEAAPPFDYLSLDVTRFPRGLDAEVFTRAALAAAAADATEPAEREHVTAHLYRRPERFRIGLPLAPEDGTVLDQRWCVDEPADLELVRRLLGALLPENPGFGWQDCCKVLRQHPEWADLNGSVRQNTLH; translated from the coding sequence ATGAGCGCCGCCACGGACAAGCCGCGCGTCGTCTGCATCTCGCAGGCCCGCATGACCTCGACCCGCCTGCCTGGCAAGGTGCTGATGGACGCGGCGGGGCAACCGCTGCTGGCCCATCATCTGGGCCGTTTGGCGCGCTGCCGGACGCTGGACGCGCTGGTGCTGGCGACCACGGTCAACGACACCGACGACCCGGTGGCGGACCTGGCGGGATCGCTCGGCGTGCCGGTCTTCCGCGGCGACGAGCAGGACGTGCTCGGGCGCTTCGCCGGGGCCGCCGCCATGGCGGGCGCCGATGTGGTGGTGCGGGTCACCGCCGATTGCCCCTTGATCGACCCGGCGCTAGTGGACCGCGTGGTGACCGCCTTCCTGGAAGCGGCGCCGCCGTTCGACTATCTCAGCCTGGACGTCACCCGCTTCCCGCGCGGTCTGGACGCGGAGGTCTTCACCCGCGCCGCCTTGGCCGCGGCCGCGGCCGACGCCACCGAGCCGGCGGAGCGCGAGCATGTCACCGCCCACCTCTATCGCCGGCCGGAACGCTTCCGCATCGGCCTTCCGCTGGCGCCGGAGGACGGCACCGTTTTGGACCAGCGCTGGTGCGTGGACGAGCCCGCCGACCTGGAGTTGGTCCGCCGCCTGCTGGGGGCGCTTCTTCCCGAAAATCCCGGCTTCGGCTGGCAGGATTGTTGCAAAGTTCTGCGCCAGCACCCTGAATGGGCCGACCTGAACGGCAGCGTGCGTCAGAACACGCTCCACTGA
- a CDS encoding alpha/beta fold hydrolase yields the protein MTGRIERSPQRGRADIEGGPAAYLSMGRGGVPALLLHGFAGDSLTWQFNAAALAADRRVLAVDLPGHGASTLEVGDGRVGAFAPWLLRLLNTLEIPRVHAVGHSMGGYVALELARLVPDRVASLSLIASAGLGPDFDLEFLRRVAALETVEEGRDCAARLFARPWLLAGRVGEVMHAQAADPRRRAALERIIAGSFAEAHRSPGPVDWAAFPMPIQLLWGREDRIIPVPTADRRPPGAPFHLFDKAGHLPHSEAATPVTATLRDFLSSCDPQ from the coding sequence GTGACCGGAAGGATCGAGCGCTCCCCGCAGCGCGGACGGGCGGACATCGAGGGCGGTCCGGCCGCCTATCTGTCGATGGGGCGGGGCGGCGTTCCGGCCCTGCTCCTGCACGGCTTCGCCGGGGATTCGCTGACTTGGCAGTTCAACGCCGCGGCGCTGGCCGCCGACCGCCGGGTCCTGGCGGTGGACCTGCCGGGGCACGGCGCCTCGACCCTGGAGGTCGGGGACGGGCGGGTCGGCGCCTTCGCGCCCTGGCTGCTGCGCCTGCTGAACACGCTGGAGATCCCGCGCGTCCACGCCGTCGGCCACTCGATGGGCGGCTACGTCGCGCTGGAGCTGGCGCGGCTGGTGCCGGATCGGGTGGCGAGCCTGTCGCTGATCGCCAGCGCCGGTCTCGGCCCCGACTTCGACCTGGAATTCCTGCGGCGGGTCGCCGCGCTGGAGACGGTGGAGGAGGGGCGGGACTGCGCCGCCCGCCTGTTTGCCCGGCCCTGGCTGCTGGCGGGGCGCGTCGGCGAGGTGATGCACGCCCAGGCCGCCGACCCCCGGCGCCGTGCCGCTCTGGAGCGGATCATCGCCGGCTCCTTCGCGGAGGCGCACCGGTCGCCCGGCCCGGTGGACTGGGCGGCCTTCCCGATGCCGATCCAGCTCCTGTGGGGGCGGGAGGACCGCATCATCCCGGTGCCGACCGCCGACCGCCGTCCCCCCGGCGCGCCGTTTCATCTCTTCGACAAGGCCGGGCACTTGCCGCATAGTGAGGCGGCGACCCCCGTCACGGCCACCCTCCGCGACTTCCTTTCCTCATGCGACCCCCAATGA